The window CCTGAGGGCGTACGGCGTGAGGCCCGACATGACAGTCCACGAGGCTGTCCAAGTGCTCTCGGAGGAGGCGCCGCACTTGGCCGAGCTCATCCAGCAGATGGCCGAGGAGAGGCACCGGAAGGCCGAGGAGGAGAGAAAAACTTAATTGGGGCCTATATCACGCCATGGCGCTCGAGGTCGTGGTCCACCACACCTGCTCGTCGAGCTGGAAGCTCTATAGGGACGCCAAGGCGAGAGGGCTGCCGGTAAGGTTCGTGCCGGCCTCTCTGCCCGACCTCAGGCGGGCCGTCCTCGGCATCCCCGCGGTCTTCGCGGACGGGCGGCTGGTCCTCTACGACCCCGTCACGGCGGACGATCTGGAGGCCTTTCTGAAGGGCGCCGCGAGGCGGGATCTGCCGGTGGACGAGGCCGTCCAGAACTTCGTGACCGGGGTCGTATACAACCAGGCGCTCCTCTCGCTCGCCGTGTTGCACAAGTCCTTCAAGCCGATACTGGACGACAGAGAGGCGGTGGAGGTCCTCACTAGGGCGCGTTTCTACGGCTCTCCGGAGGTCGCCAAGTCGGCCTACGAGGAGATATCGAGGCGCGACGCCCAGCTTTTCGCCGAGAATAGGGATAAGATG of the Thermoproteus uzoniensis 768-20 genome contains:
- a CDS encoding thioredoxin/glutaredoxin, which encodes MALEVVVHHTCSSSWKLYRDAKARGLPVRFVPASLPDLRRAVLGIPAVFADGRLVLYDPVTADDLEAFLKGAARRDLPVDEAVQNFVTGVVYNQALLSLAVLHKSFKPILDDREAVEVLTRARFYGSPEVAKSAYEEISRRDAQLFAENRDKMLKALAYGLVRELYWLGISPSKIGVEHVSMWIMAKATVGRLGLQYPKPHVDRDVAEAVAAILRERGDHYLAKIAEEQSAISSDRDFLSLFG